A window from Sinanaerobacter sp. ZZT-01 encodes these proteins:
- a CDS encoding tape measure protein, protein MATILNALNLSNQFNNISNRINNISLAATKTKNVFNTLNVTMDHTASVNFGSVNQSIAALDKSVQKVAATLERADMQQINLNQDMKAGQGAAGKLSGMLSKIDVAQVAMSAVQTSDKMIQTRAKLNTTNDGSQTTKELENKVFASAQRSRTGYFDMASAVTTMGANTQTFKTSDETIAFAEQVNKIFKIDGASGERQSTAIMQLSQAMADGAVKAEELNSILEVSPSLGRSIETAMGLAEGSILSYAEQGSLTASAVKNSVFQMAEDTNTAFSATPMTWGDVLNAAINGVMKVSRPLLDFINLLANSWSILGPIVMGVVAAIVAYNAVMGVAWLETVKNAAAIAWKTICSWAETAAIIAMTLASEGLNAALALCPITWIIIAIIALIAIFYAVIAAINKFTGSSLSATGMIMGAFYVLGAFLYNTVIVPLYNAFAMIANFLGNVFNNPIGAVKVAFYDMAIDILGYIEKLASAIETIINKIPGVKVNITSGLDSFKEKLEKAQEKVKDESGWVEYVKKLDYKGYTDAWDKGNKMGAGLQNKVTDLFSQDNSIPDSLNQTADNTGKMANTMEMSGEDLKYLRDVAEREVINRFTTADLNVTMQTTANVNSDLDIDGIISQLEDKTYEMLVSTAEGV, encoded by the coding sequence ATGGCAACAATTTTAAATGCACTGAATCTTTCGAATCAATTTAATAATATTTCTAACCGAATTAACAATATTTCATTAGCTGCTACAAAGACAAAAAATGTTTTTAATACGTTAAATGTCACCATGGATCATACGGCAAGTGTCAATTTTGGTTCAGTCAATCAATCCATTGCCGCGCTGGACAAGAGTGTTCAAAAAGTGGCGGCAACGCTTGAAAGAGCCGATATGCAGCAGATCAATCTGAATCAGGATATGAAAGCAGGTCAAGGGGCTGCAGGAAAGCTGAGCGGTATGCTGTCTAAAATTGATGTGGCACAAGTTGCCATGAGTGCAGTACAGACTTCAGATAAAATGATTCAAACCAGAGCAAAATTAAACACGACAAATGATGGGAGCCAAACGACAAAGGAGTTGGAGAATAAAGTATTTGCAAGTGCGCAGAGATCGAGAACCGGATATTTTGATATGGCATCTGCAGTCACAACGATGGGAGCAAATACACAAACATTTAAAACAAGTGATGAAACAATAGCCTTTGCAGAACAGGTGAATAAGATATTTAAAATTGACGGGGCTTCCGGCGAGCGGCAGTCTACTGCAATCATGCAGCTTTCGCAGGCGATGGCAGACGGTGCTGTAAAAGCAGAGGAATTGAACTCTATTTTAGAAGTATCACCGAGTCTGGGAAGAAGTATAGAAACTGCAATGGGGTTGGCAGAAGGCTCTATCCTATCTTATGCAGAGCAGGGCTCACTGACAGCTTCCGCGGTTAAAAATTCCGTATTCCAGATGGCGGAAGATACAAATACAGCATTTTCTGCAACACCAATGACTTGGGGGGATGTGTTAAATGCAGCCATTAACGGTGTTATGAAGGTTTCACGCCCACTATTAGATTTTATTAATCTTCTGGCAAATTCATGGAGCATATTGGGACCGATAGTGATGGGGGTAGTTGCAGCAATTGTCGCATACAATGCAGTTATGGGTGTTGCATGGCTGGAAACAGTAAAAAATGCAGCAGCAATAGCGTGGAAAACAATTTGTAGTTGGGCTGAGACGGCAGCAATTATTGCTATGACGCTTGCTTCGGAAGGTTTAAATGCGGCACTTGCACTTTGTCCGATCACATGGATTATTATAGCCATCATTGCTTTAATTGCAATATTTTACGCTGTAATAGCTGCAATTAATAAATTCACAGGGTCAAGCTTGTCTGCTACAGGAATGATTATGGGTGCATTCTATGTATTGGGAGCATTTTTGTATAACACAGTTATAGTTCCATTGTATAATGCTTTTGCGATGATTGCGAACTTCTTAGGTAATGTTTTCAATAATCCTATCGGTGCGGTGAAAGTTGCATTTTATGACATGGCTATTGATATCCTAGGATATATTGAAAAATTGGCGAGTGCAATTGAAACTATTATTAATAAAATACCAGGTGTAAAAGTAAATATCACCAGCGGTTTAGATAGTTTTAAAGAGAAATTAGAGAAAGCACAGGAAAAGGTTAAGGATGAGTCTGGTTGGGTTGAATATGTTAAGAAACTCGATTATAAAGGCTATACAGATGCATGGGATAAAGGAAATAAGATGGGAGCCGGTTTGCAGAACAAAGTAACGGATCTTTTTAGTCAGGATAATTCGATCCCAGATTCCTTAAATCAAACAGCCGACAATACAGGAAAAATGGCAAACACTATGGAAATGAGCGGAGAGGATTTGAAGTATCTCAGAGACGTCGCAGAGCGTGAAGTAATCAATCGATTTACAACAGCGGACTTGAA
- a CDS encoding phage tail assembly chaperone → MSSLNAFLNPIKEENAKVVASKRFVGENGKPVEWEIRALTGEEDEVIRKKCTRSVPVPGKRGQYTNETDINRYLGELAATCTVYPNLNDATLQKAYGVLGADSLLKTMLKAGEYAEYLEKVQKISGYDQTMEDLVDEAKN, encoded by the coding sequence ATGAGTAGTTTAAATGCTTTTTTAAACCCGATCAAAGAAGAAAATGCAAAGGTAGTGGCAAGTAAACGTTTTGTCGGAGAAAATGGCAAGCCTGTAGAATGGGAAATTCGTGCTTTGACTGGTGAAGAGGATGAGGTAATACGAAAAAAGTGTACAAGATCGGTTCCGGTACCGGGGAAAAGAGGACAATATACCAATGAAACGGATATCAATCGCTATCTTGGGGAGCTGGCGGCTACATGCACCGTTTATCCTAATTTAAATGATGCAACTTTACAGAAAGCGTATGGTGTTTTAGGAGCAGATTCCTTATTGAAGACAATGCTGAAAGCAGGGGAATACGCAGAGTATCTTGAAAAGGTGCAAAAAATAAGCGGTTATGACCAAACGATGGAAGATTTGGTGGATGAAGCAAAAAACTAA
- a CDS encoding phage tail tube protein, whose amino-acid sequence MKFMNSKDAVSGSLAECFLTIDGNCYNFMHAINLEAKIEKTKTEVPILGKTGKGNKATGWKGTGSATFHYNTSIFRELLYKYKESGEDIYFDIQVTNEDPTSDLGRQTVILKDCNVDGGILTKFDAGAEYLDEEMEFTFEDFEIPEKFNLLNGMV is encoded by the coding sequence ATGAAATTTATGAACTCAAAAGATGCGGTAAGCGGTTCTTTAGCCGAGTGCTTTTTAACCATTGACGGAAATTGCTATAACTTTATGCATGCGATTAATTTAGAAGCGAAGATAGAAAAGACGAAGACGGAGGTTCCGATTCTTGGGAAAACAGGAAAAGGAAATAAAGCGACTGGATGGAAGGGAACCGGAAGTGCGACCTTCCATTACAACACGTCCATATTTAGAGAACTTCTTTATAAATACAAAGAGAGTGGTGAAGATATCTATTTTGATATTCAGGTGACCAATGAAGATCCGACTTCCGATTTAGGAAGACAGACCGTAATTTTGAAAGACTGCAATGTAGATGGTGGAATTTTGACGAAGTTTGATGCCGGTGCAGAATATTTAGATGAAGAGATGGAATTTACCTTTGAAGATTTTGAAATACCGGAAAAGTTCAATCTATTGAATGGCATGGTGTAA
- a CDS encoding phage tail sheath family protein: MALGGGVFTAQNKFYPGSYINFVSAQKASAILSDRGYAAMPLELDWGKDGDVFSVSAEKFQKDSLKILGYDYTADQLKGLRDLFQNGLRVAYLYRLNSGNKAENDFAQATCSGIRGNSIKIVIEKNVDDSERFDISTLFDAKLVDKQTVKTVGELTDNDYVIWKKEAALTENAGVSLSGGTNKEAVAGADYADFLSKAESYSFNVLGCLSTDEAVCNLFTAFTKRMREEYGAKFQTVLYRTAADHEGVISVENTMTDSAYPQSALVYWTVGAQATRSIGGGKATLSNQVYNGEFEVKADYTQTQLADGLKSGKFLFHKVGDEIRVLEDINTLTSFTNEKSEDFSANQSIRVLDQIANDIADVFNSKYLGNIPNDDSGRVMLWNDIVRHHQELQKLQAIENFTADDVKVMAGDTKKSVVVEDHVTLVNAMSELYMTVVVQ; this comes from the coding sequence ATGGCTTTAGGTGGTGGTGTATTTACTGCACAAAATAAATTTTACCCAGGCAGTTATATTAATTTTGTTTCTGCACAGAAAGCATCCGCAATCTTATCAGATCGCGGATATGCAGCAATGCCTCTGGAACTTGATTGGGGAAAAGATGGAGATGTTTTTTCTGTCAGTGCAGAAAAATTTCAGAAAGATTCTTTAAAGATTCTTGGATATGATTACACAGCAGATCAATTAAAAGGTCTTCGTGACTTATTCCAAAATGGATTAAGAGTTGCCTATTTGTACCGTTTAAATAGCGGAAACAAGGCGGAAAATGACTTTGCGCAGGCAACGTGCAGCGGCATAAGAGGAAACAGTATTAAGATTGTAATAGAGAAGAATGTAGATGATTCTGAAAGATTTGACATCAGCACTTTGTTTGATGCAAAGCTGGTAGACAAGCAAACGGTAAAAACTGTGGGAGAACTGACAGACAATGATTATGTAATTTGGAAGAAGGAAGCTGCCTTAACAGAAAATGCAGGTGTTTCCCTTTCAGGAGGCACAAATAAAGAGGCAGTAGCCGGAGCAGATTATGCAGACTTTCTCAGCAAGGCAGAAAGCTATTCCTTTAATGTGCTGGGCTGCTTATCAACTGATGAAGCAGTTTGTAATTTATTTACTGCATTTACAAAGCGCATGAGAGAAGAGTATGGAGCAAAATTTCAAACCGTCCTATATCGTACTGCTGCCGATCATGAAGGGGTTATCAGTGTTGAAAATACAATGACGGATTCCGCTTATCCTCAGTCAGCATTGGTGTATTGGACAGTAGGCGCGCAGGCAACCCGTTCCATCGGTGGGGGAAAAGCGACGCTATCCAATCAGGTTTATAATGGAGAATTTGAAGTGAAAGCAGATTATACACAGACTCAGCTTGCGGATGGGTTAAAGAGTGGTAAATTCTTATTCCATAAGGTCGGAGATGAAATTCGTGTGTTAGAGGATATTAATACTTTGACTTCCTTTACCAATGAGAAAAGTGAAGATTTCTCTGCAAATCAGTCCATTCGTGTGTTGGATCAGATTGCAAATGATATCGCAGACGTATTTAACAGCAAATATCTTGGCAATATTCCAAATGATGATTCTGGCAGAGTGATGCTATGGAATGACATTGTTAGACATCATCAAGAACTTCAAAAATTGCAGGCTATTGAAAACTTCACAGCAGATGATGTAAAGGTGATGGCTGGCGATACAAAGAAATCCGTTGTTGTAGAAGATCATGTCACTTTGGTCAATGCGATGAGTGAGCTGTATATGACGGTAGTTGTTCAGTAA
- a CDS encoding phage tail terminator family protein, producing the protein MRDEILAGMVRKLETLDIPVYVRGTKQEGDSAYFLVLPLTSSVEKVIGSRYRLNHSFEVQYYPPKDGESVQESVEDVLFQLLEYILMGEDLIHGTKMHTKNEEGIFHFYVDYNFYSYKEVEEKVDMGDVDIKNGLKGD; encoded by the coding sequence ATGAGAGACGAAATATTAGCTGGAATGGTACGTAAATTAGAGACACTTGACATACCTGTTTATGTAAGAGGTACAAAACAAGAAGGCGATTCGGCTTATTTTCTTGTCTTGCCGCTTACATCTTCCGTTGAAAAAGTGATTGGCAGTCGGTATCGGTTGAATCACTCGTTTGAGGTTCAGTATTATCCACCCAAAGACGGTGAAAGCGTTCAAGAAAGTGTAGAAGATGTTCTTTTTCAATTATTAGAGTACATTTTGATGGGAGAAGACTTGATTCACGGAACGAAAATGCATACAAAAAACGAAGAAGGTATATTTCATTTCTATGTTGATTACAACTTCTATTCTTATAAAGAGGTGGAAGAAAAAGTTGATATGGGCGATGTAGATATCAAGAATGGCTTAAAGGGGGATTAA
- a CDS encoding helix-turn-helix domain-containing protein has translation MTFSEILRRLMKNGNITPYRLSKDLNVHQTTIKNWLDGQTPGPENIQKIANRFHVSIDFMLGLEDLMTCKDCGLLYDPLDAGDSEDHNEFHQKKLNAMHKFGELYDYKERELIKRKTKRILEDSTIPADFKIDFCIPYFKSYFSESIEINQFDLNHVSFHTYLSMLLFQKHWKQYLGDPLYHLMVSKYGKQPGITEGEFYYNATAKQAQGEQHKLQSISILEQSDITADQDRQIGDFISYLLSKKKQDSPPNEN, from the coding sequence ATGACATTCTCTGAGATATTAAGACGGCTGATGAAAAACGGGAATATTACACCTTACCGACTGTCTAAAGATTTAAATGTACATCAAACTACAATTAAAAACTGGCTGGATGGCCAGACACCTGGTCCGGAAAACATACAAAAAATTGCAAACCGATTTCATGTATCAATCGATTTTATGCTCGGACTTGAAGACTTGATGACATGTAAAGATTGCGGATTGCTATATGACCCTCTTGATGCAGGAGATTCTGAGGATCATAATGAATTTCATCAAAAAAAATTAAATGCAATGCACAAATTTGGTGAATTATATGACTACAAAGAAAGGGAATTAATTAAAAGAAAGACGAAAAGAATTTTAGAAGATTCAACGATTCCAGCAGATTTCAAAATTGATTTCTGCATACCATATTTTAAATCATACTTTTCAGAAAGCATAGAAATCAATCAATTTGACCTAAACCACGTTTCTTTTCATACGTATCTGTCCATGCTGCTATTTCAAAAACACTGGAAACAATATTTAGGTGATCCTCTTTACCATCTGATGGTTTCAAAATATGGAAAGCAGCCAGGAATAACCGAAGGCGAATTTTATTACAATGCCACTGCAAAACAAGCACAAGGTGAACAACACAAACTTCAGTCCATTTCCATACTGGAACAATCAGATATTACTGCAGATCAAGATAGGCAAATCGGTGATTTTATATCCTATCTCTTATCAAAAAAGAAACAGGATTCCCCTCCGAATGAAAATTAA
- a CDS encoding peroxiredoxin has product MEISQLNIGMQVPDFAALSTMGPIRMSDYKGKWVIFFSHPGDFTPVCTTEFIAFAQTNQDFVDRNAQLLGISIDSNPSHLAWVYDIYLTTGITIPFPIVSDRSGDIARSYGMFAPDVTTQETIRDVFIIDPLQTVRAILIYPATNGRNINEILRLLIAIQTTDEYGVLTPANWEPGQPVMVPPPLTYEGLIRRETDPERIGLECEDWWWCYRTIPFPESE; this is encoded by the coding sequence ATGGAAATTTCTCAATTAAATATTGGTATGCAAGTTCCGGATTTCGCAGCATTGTCAACAATGGGACCAATTCGAATGTCTGATTACAAAGGAAAATGGGTTATATTCTTTTCACATCCCGGAGATTTCACCCCTGTTTGCACAACGGAATTTATCGCTTTTGCACAAACCAATCAAGACTTTGTTGATCGCAATGCGCAACTTTTAGGCATTAGCATCGACAGCAACCCCTCTCACCTAGCCTGGGTTTATGACATTTACTTAACGACCGGCATTACCATCCCATTCCCGATTGTCTCAGACCGAAGCGGTGACATTGCTCGTTCCTACGGCATGTTTGCCCCTGATGTCACAACACAAGAAACAATCCGCGATGTATTTATTATTGACCCATTACAGACCGTACGAGCTATTTTGATTTATCCGGCAACAAACGGAAGAAACATCAATGAAATACTGCGGCTTTTAATCGCCATTCAAACCACTGACGAATACGGGGTTCTGACACCGGCAAACTGGGAACCAGGTCAGCCTGTCATGGTTCCTCCTCCTCTAACATACGAAGGACTCATTCGACGAGAGACAGATCCGGAAAGAATCGGTCTGGAATGCGAAGACTGGTGGTGGTGTTACAGAACAATTCCATTCCCAGAGTCGGAATAA
- the larE gene encoding ATP-dependent sacrificial sulfur transferase LarE, giving the protein MYNQDELKKKQKALASVFKKYKRIAVAFSGGVDSTFLLLAAKDILKENVTAITVTSPMHSEEEFEDALLFCREHKISHHRIALSEECFQAFSHNPPNRCYLCKKNIFTEILKKAKEEEFFFVADGTNADDIKDYRPGLLALDELKIISPLKDAGFTKEEIRQLLKERKDAHWDKPAFACLASRIPYGETITVEKLEAIAYLEKELRQSGFKQYRVRHHGKIARIEVAAEERCKFFDLSLMDRINRAAKKSGFLYAALDLGGYQMGSLNQTLER; this is encoded by the coding sequence ATGTATAATCAAGATGAACTGAAAAAAAAGCAAAAAGCACTCGCTTCTGTTTTTAAGAAATATAAGAGAATAGCAGTCGCTTTTTCGGGAGGGGTTGACAGTACCTTTCTTCTATTAGCTGCAAAAGACATACTAAAAGAAAATGTTACTGCAATCACAGTTACTTCTCCCATGCATTCGGAAGAAGAATTTGAAGATGCGCTTCTATTTTGCCGAGAGCACAAAATTTCCCACCATCGCATTGCACTCAGTGAAGAATGTTTTCAAGCGTTCTCACATAATCCGCCCAATCGCTGCTATCTTTGTAAAAAAAATATATTTACCGAAATTCTAAAAAAAGCAAAAGAAGAAGAATTTTTTTTCGTTGCTGACGGAACCAATGCGGATGATATAAAAGATTACCGTCCCGGTCTTTTGGCATTGGATGAGCTTAAAATTATCAGCCCGTTAAAAGATGCCGGTTTTACAAAAGAAGAAATTCGTCAATTATTAAAAGAAAGAAAGGATGCACATTGGGACAAGCCTGCATTTGCATGTCTCGCCTCCCGCATTCCTTACGGCGAAACAATAACTGTAGAAAAGTTAGAAGCGATCGCTTACTTAGAAAAAGAACTTCGCCAGTCTGGATTTAAACAGTATCGTGTACGCCACCACGGAAAAATTGCACGAATTGAAGTTGCCGCTGAGGAACGCTGCAAATTTTTTGATCTTTCCCTTATGGATCGAATAAACCGTGCCGCAAAAAAATCCGGATTTCTTTATGCTGCATTGGATCTCGGCGGCTATCAAATGGGCAGCTTAAATCAAACCTTAGAAAGGTAA
- the larB gene encoding nickel pincer cofactor biosynthesis protein LarB, with translation MDHSYLINILNQVASGEKEPADAAEELKTLPFEDLGFSMIDQHRNLRTGYPEAIFCEGKTPQQVAEIVRHMMLHNTNILATRASQSHYDAIRQFTQDATYHESARIIVIKQAEIIYSEKTIAVITAGTADIPVAEEAAITAETLGNQVDRIYDVGVAGIHRLLSKIKQIRNANVIIVVAGMEGALASVIGGLVDKPVIAVPTSIGYGASFGGISALLTMLNSCAAGVGVVNIDNGFGAAYLASNINRL, from the coding sequence ATGGATCACTCTTATTTAATCAACATACTGAATCAGGTTGCATCCGGAGAAAAAGAGCCGGCTGACGCAGCCGAAGAATTGAAAACACTTCCCTTTGAGGATTTAGGTTTCTCAATGATCGATCAGCACCGCAATCTCAGAACGGGCTATCCCGAAGCAATTTTCTGCGAGGGAAAGACTCCACAACAAGTTGCTGAAATTGTGAGGCACATGATGCTTCACAATACCAATATCCTCGCTACACGTGCCTCGCAGAGCCATTATGATGCAATCAGGCAGTTCACTCAGGATGCAACGTATCATGAATCGGCACGCATCATCGTTATAAAACAAGCAGAAATTATATATTCAGAAAAAACAATTGCAGTCATCACAGCCGGAACAGCTGATATACCGGTTGCAGAAGAGGCTGCAATTACTGCCGAAACGCTCGGGAATCAAGTAGACCGCATTTATGATGTCGGCGTTGCGGGAATTCACCGCTTATTATCAAAGATAAAGCAAATCCGCAATGCGAATGTTATCATCGTGGTTGCAGGCATGGAAGGTGCCTTAGCAAGTGTTATCGGCGGACTTGTAGATAAACCTGTGATTGCAGTTCCCACAAGTATTGGATACGGTGCCAGCTTCGGAGGCATTTCTGCTCTTCTTACCATGTTGAACAGCTGTGCGGCAGGTGTCGGCGTTGTCAATATTGATAACGGCTTTGGCGCTGCCTATCTAGCTTCCAACATCAACAGGCTGTAA
- the larC gene encoding nickel pincer cofactor biosynthesis protein LarC: MERILYFDCFSGISGDMTLGALIDLGIDPAYVKDELKKLKISGYDIEIKATEQNAIHGTDVSVHLTLDETLSTHHEHEHTHGDNDNHIHSHTHDHSHHSTHACAHEQSHEHSHEQIHSHANARNLYDIIQIIDQSSIKTKAKEQAIAIFTEIAKAEAAVHGKSLKEVHFHEVGATDSIVDIVGTAICMEYLKIDRVCCSVIQDGHGFIECQHGLLPVPVPAVSQMLAGSILSLISGDTQGELVTPTGFGILKASASSCGKMPNMKVEQVGYGFGKKNTGKLNALRVFLGSALDDCTDSASPSERKEDTDSIIVIETSLDDETGECLSYTMNLLFKSGALDVYHTPIIMKKNRPGILLTVLCREEELNKMADILFRETSAIGLRYRRTERLLLSRNTEKIDTDLGSVRIKEVAIDDLKKYKPEFDDCAAIAKKHNLPLREVYRQLDLFLSKHR, from the coding sequence ATGGAACGTATTTTATATTTTGACTGTTTTTCCGGTATCAGCGGCGATATGACACTTGGTGCATTAATTGATCTGGGTATTGATCCTGCCTATGTAAAAGATGAATTAAAGAAATTGAAAATTTCCGGATATGATATAGAGATTAAGGCTACAGAACAAAATGCCATACATGGAACCGATGTAAGCGTTCACCTTACCCTTGATGAAACTTTATCTACTCATCATGAACACGAGCATACACATGGCGATAATGACAATCATATACACAGCCACACACACGATCATTCGCATCATTCTACCCACGCGTGTGCCCACGAGCAGAGCCACGAGCATTCACATGAGCAGATCCATAGTCATGCAAATGCTCGCAATCTATATGATATTATTCAAATCATTGACCAAAGCAGCATAAAAACTAAAGCAAAGGAGCAAGCCATTGCAATCTTTACAGAAATTGCAAAAGCAGAAGCTGCCGTTCATGGAAAAAGCCTTAAAGAGGTCCATTTTCATGAAGTAGGTGCTACCGATTCAATCGTGGACATTGTTGGAACTGCAATCTGTATGGAATATTTAAAGATAGACAGAGTCTGCTGTTCCGTCATTCAGGACGGGCATGGATTCATTGAATGTCAGCATGGGCTCCTTCCGGTTCCGGTTCCTGCGGTTTCTCAAATGCTCGCAGGGAGCATCCTATCTCTGATTTCCGGCGATACGCAGGGAGAACTGGTTACCCCTACAGGATTTGGTATTCTAAAGGCAAGTGCCTCTTCTTGCGGAAAAATGCCGAACATGAAAGTTGAACAAGTTGGCTACGGCTTTGGCAAAAAAAATACAGGAAAGCTCAATGCACTTCGTGTCTTTCTTGGTTCCGCCTTAGATGATTGTACGGATTCAGCCTCTCCTTCTGAACGCAAAGAAGATACCGATTCCATAATCGTTATTGAGACTTCTTTGGATGACGAAACGGGTGAATGCTTATCCTACACAATGAATCTTCTATTTAAATCCGGTGCTTTAGATGTATATCATACTCCGATTATCATGAAAAAAAATAGACCCGGCATTCTTTTAACGGTATTATGCCGTGAAGAAGAATTAAATAAAATGGCAGACATTTTATTCCGAGAAACCTCTGCAATCGGACTACGATATCGCAGAACAGAACGGCTGCTTCTTTCCCGCAATACAGAAAAAATAGACACTGACCTCGGTTCTGTTCGCATAAAAGAAGTTGCAATCGATGATCTGAAAAAATATAAGCCGGAATTTGATGATTGTGCTGCAATTGCTAAAAAACATAACTTGCCATTAAGAGAAGTATACCGGCAATTGGATCTATTTCTATCAAAGCATAGATAA
- a CDS encoding GIY-YIG nuclease family protein: MEEKKHYVYMLKCKNGSLYTGWTTDLQARIKAHNRGVGAKYTRSHRPVELAYYEILENRSEALKREAQIKKMSRMEKLLLIQK, encoded by the coding sequence GTGGAAGAAAAAAAGCATTATGTATATATGTTGAAGTGTAAAAATGGCAGTTTGTACACCGGTTGGACAACAGACCTGCAGGCACGAATCAAAGCACATAATCGTGGTGTCGGTGCGAAATACACTCGAAGTCATCGACCGGTAGAGTTAGCATACTATGAGATACTGGAAAATCGGTCAGAGGCATTGAAGCGGGAAGCACAGATTAAGAAAATGAGCCGTATGGAAAAGCTTCTTCTTATACAAAAATAA
- the recR gene encoding recombination mediator RecR translates to MKHYARPLAKLISELSKLPGIGGKSAQRLAFHILAMEEKEVNLLAESIIDAKKNMRYCSICGNLTDIDPCSYCSDTARDPKTICVVESPRDVMAMERIREFHGFYHVLHGAISPMDGIGPEDINLKSLILRLQKNDVHEVILATNPNIEGEATAMYISKLIKPSGIKVSRIAHGIPVGGDLEYADEVTLSKAMEGRREL, encoded by the coding sequence ATGAAACATTATGCAAGACCTTTAGCAAAATTGATCAGCGAACTTTCAAAGTTGCCTGGAATCGGCGGGAAAAGTGCACAGCGTTTAGCTTTTCATATCTTAGCAATGGAAGAAAAAGAAGTCAATCTGCTTGCAGAATCCATTATCGATGCAAAGAAAAATATGAGATATTGTTCAATTTGCGGAAATTTAACGGATATTGATCCCTGCAGTTACTGTTCGGATACAGCGAGAGATCCGAAAACAATCTGTGTCGTAGAAAGTCCGAGAGACGTTATGGCGATGGAGCGCATACGGGAGTTCCATGGTTTTTATCATGTCCTTCACGGCGCAATTTCACCGATGGACGGGATTGGCCCTGAGGACATTAATTTAAAATCTTTGATTTTACGGCTGCAAAAAAATGATGTGCATGAAGTAATTTTAGCTACAAATCCAAATATAGAAGGGGAAGCTACGGCGATGTATATTTCTAAGCTGATTAAACCTTCCGGTATTAAAGTAAGCCGAATCGCGCATGGCATTCCGGTAGGAGGAGATTTGGAGTATGCAGACGAGGTTACGTTATCAAAAGCAATGGAAGGGCGCAGAGAGCTATAG
- a CDS encoding YbaB/EbfC family nucleoid-associated protein yields MGKGMRAGKKASAGGGKANMQKQLQQVQQMQKQMEEMQQELDEKEVEATAGGGAVSVKVSGKKQITSIQIKPEVVDPDDVEMLQDLIMVAANEALRQIEELSQNEMGKLTGGLSIPGLF; encoded by the coding sequence ATGGGAAAAGGTATGAGAGCCGGGAAGAAAGCAAGTGCCGGAGGCGGTAAGGCAAATATGCAAAAACAGCTACAGCAGGTTCAGCAGATGCAGAAACAGATGGAAGAAATGCAGCAGGAGCTGGACGAAAAAGAGGTGGAGGCTACTGCAGGCGGCGGAGCAGTCAGTGTAAAAGTCAGTGGAAAAAAACAGATTACTTCGATTCAAATTAAGCCGGAGGTCGTTGATCCGGATGACGTTGAGATGCTGCAGGATTTAATTATGGTAGCTGCAAATGAAGCACTTCGGCAGATCGAAGAGCTTTCACAAAATGAAATGGGAAAATTGACAGGAGGTCTGTCTATTCCGGGATTGTTTTAA